A stretch of Candidatus Sphingomonas phytovorans DNA encodes these proteins:
- a CDS encoding GntR family transcriptional regulator produces the protein MSKRNEDQVDRLQAMPLYHQIFLQLREEIINGSRAFGSRMPTEEELSESFGVSRITARRALAELADTHLVERKRRVGTHVTYQSPAKPIEGSLEQALESLITYGRKTQVRILELELIPARPPISDALKVASDTQVLRVARVRWLDNQPISHLVSYVPAELSGAMDRAALKTTPMLSLLEQAGVQIGAATQTISASLADGTLANLLEVDIGSPILRVSRTVFDTADRPIQHVLAQFRPDLYQIKLDLHSARA, from the coding sequence TTGAGCAAGCGCAACGAAGATCAGGTCGATCGCCTTCAGGCGATGCCGCTTTATCATCAGATATTCCTCCAGCTTCGCGAGGAGATCATCAACGGCAGCCGCGCGTTCGGATCGCGCATGCCGACCGAAGAGGAATTGTCCGAAAGCTTCGGGGTGTCGCGCATCACCGCGCGCCGCGCGCTGGCGGAACTCGCCGACACCCATCTGGTTGAGCGCAAGCGCCGTGTCGGCACGCATGTTACCTATCAGTCGCCCGCGAAACCGATCGAAGGCAGCCTTGAACAGGCGCTCGAATCGCTGATCACCTATGGCCGCAAGACCCAGGTCCGTATCCTCGAACTCGAGCTTATCCCCGCGCGCCCGCCGATCAGCGACGCGCTGAAGGTCGCCTCCGATACGCAGGTGCTGCGTGTCGCCCGCGTGCGCTGGCTCGACAATCAGCCGATCAGCCATCTGGTCAGCTATGTCCCCGCAGAGCTGAGCGGGGCGATGGATCGCGCCGCGCTGAAGACCACGCCGATGCTGAGCCTGCTCGAACAGGCGGGCGTGCAGATCGGCGCGGCGACCCAGACCATTTCGGCCTCGCTGGCGGACGGCACGCTCGCCAATCTGCTTGAGGTGGATATTGGCTCGCCGATCCTGCGAGTCAGCCGCACCGTATTCGACACGGCCGACCGTCCGATACAGCACGTTCTCGCGCAATTCCGACCCGACCTCTACCAGATCAAGCTCGATCTGCATTCCGCACGCGCCTGA
- a CDS encoding aromatic amino acid transaminase, producing the protein MSAGTEAFARLAPLPADALLALIALCRADLRTEKIDVGVGVYRDEAGATTVLRAVKAAEDRLVAEQSSKAYLGAEGDQRFIELLAPIVFGDGTNQPPRFGLQTPGGTGALRLGAELLARTAPGARVWIGTPTWPNHAPIFAEAGLTPAFHPYYDATSGGIAFNAMLEALHAAMPGDAVLLHGCSHNPTGTELSIDEWRAVAAVCTGRGLLPFVDLAYQGLGTGLEEDVAGTRLLLDSVPDALVAYSCDKNFAVYRERVGALWIQTRNPARVAIARDNLLALARSLWSMPPDHGAATVRIVLDDPDLADMWRVELATMRQRLNSVRTALAVAHPGLAGIAAQRGLFSLLPITSQAVTTLREAHGIYMADNARINVAGLNAANLARFTDALTPFLDGDQFRNRFSASSPGR; encoded by the coding sequence ATGAGCGCCGGCACGGAAGCCTTTGCCCGGCTCGCGCCGCTGCCGGCCGACGCGCTGCTTGCGCTGATCGCCCTGTGCCGGGCCGACCTGCGCACCGAAAAGATCGACGTCGGGGTGGGCGTCTACCGCGACGAAGCCGGGGCAACGACGGTCCTGCGCGCGGTAAAAGCCGCCGAAGATCGGCTCGTCGCAGAGCAATCGAGTAAGGCCTATCTCGGCGCTGAAGGCGATCAGCGCTTTATCGAGTTGCTCGCGCCGATCGTTTTCGGTGACGGGACGAACCAGCCGCCTCGCTTCGGACTCCAGACGCCGGGCGGTACCGGCGCGTTGCGGCTCGGCGCAGAACTCCTCGCTCGGACAGCGCCCGGCGCACGTGTCTGGATCGGGACCCCGACCTGGCCCAATCACGCGCCGATCTTCGCCGAGGCCGGGCTCACGCCCGCTTTCCATCCCTATTATGACGCAACGAGTGGCGGCATCGCCTTCAATGCGATGCTTGAAGCGCTTCACGCGGCGATGCCGGGCGATGCAGTGCTGCTGCATGGCTGCAGCCACAATCCCACCGGCACCGAGTTGAGCATCGACGAGTGGCGCGCGGTCGCAGCCGTCTGCACCGGGCGCGGCCTGCTGCCGTTCGTCGACCTTGCCTATCAGGGCCTCGGCACCGGGCTTGAGGAAGATGTGGCGGGGACGCGGCTGCTGCTGGACAGCGTGCCTGATGCGCTCGTCGCGTATAGTTGCGACAAGAATTTCGCCGTCTACCGCGAGCGGGTCGGCGCGCTCTGGATTCAGACGCGGAATCCGGCACGCGTCGCGATTGCGCGGGACAATCTGCTCGCGCTTGCGCGCAGCCTTTGGTCAATGCCTCCCGATCATGGCGCCGCTACCGTGCGGATCGTTCTCGACGATCCGGATCTTGCGGACATGTGGCGTGTCGAACTCGCGACGATGCGCCAGCGTCTCAATTCTGTGCGTACCGCGCTAGCCGTGGCGCATCCCGGACTCGCTGGTATCGCGGCGCAGCGCGGGCTCTTTTCCCTGCTTCCCATCACATCTCAAGCAGTGACGACGCTTCGCGAGGCGCACGGCATCTACATGGCCGACAACGCTCGGATCAACGTCGCTGGCCTCAATGCCGCCAATCTGGCCCGCTTCACGGACGCCCTCACGCCCTTTCTTGATGGCGATCAGTTCAGAAACCGATTTTCGGCATCATCGCCCGGGAGATAA
- a CDS encoding VOC family protein: protein MNDWTSNGDPLLTRFRFATVGTGDLDGCERDYASLGYHVRESGAVGEDLAASWGTPGMAGRRYVILSTAGASEDYIRLVETDPVPEYRALTTFGWAAFEIIVDDVHQVHELIKASAFTVIGEPKPLQFMPSIVAMQAVGPSGECLYFTMESGDRSTSILPRPRSLIDRPFILVIAGPDFDALRNWYCDLFDLKRRPLRDSRISLIQAAQGLAPDTVTRMTTAGLRDHGYLFEFDEYPPGPGLIAGPRPRASGMLPPGCAMASIATVAMDRVAPLAITPPVRRDGPGYDGRLACTVRGPAGELIEFIEEAA, encoded by the coding sequence ATGAACGACTGGACCTCCAATGGCGACCCGCTGCTGACACGTTTCCGGTTCGCAACGGTCGGCACCGGGGATCTCGACGGCTGCGAGCGGGACTATGCATCCCTGGGCTACCATGTGCGGGAGAGCGGGGCGGTCGGTGAGGATCTCGCCGCGAGCTGGGGCACGCCGGGCATGGCCGGGCGGCGGTACGTCATCCTCAGCACGGCTGGCGCGAGCGAAGACTATATCCGTCTGGTCGAAACCGATCCCGTCCCGGAATACCGCGCGCTCACCACCTTCGGCTGGGCTGCGTTCGAGATCATCGTCGATGACGTCCATCAGGTGCATGAGCTGATCAAGGCCTCTGCCTTCACCGTGATCGGCGAGCCGAAACCATTGCAGTTCATGCCATCGATCGTCGCGATGCAGGCGGTCGGTCCGTCGGGTGAGTGTCTGTATTTCACCATGGAAAGCGGCGATCGTTCCACCTCGATTCTGCCGCGGCCGCGCTCGCTGATCGACCGGCCCTTCATCCTGGTCATCGCCGGGCCTGACTTCGACGCGCTGCGCAACTGGTATTGCGACCTGTTCGACCTCAAGCGCCGCCCTTTGCGCGACAGCAGGATTTCCCTCATCCAGGCGGCGCAGGGCCTGGCCCCCGATACAGTAACGCGCATGACCACGGCAGGCCTGCGCGACCATGGCTATCTTTTCGAATTCGACGAATATCCTCCCGGCCCCGGCCTGATAGCCGGCCCGCGTCCCCGCGCGTCGGGCATGCTCCCACCGGGTTGTGCCATGGCCAGCATCGCTACGGTGGCAATGGACCGGGTCGCACCGCTCGCCATCACGCCGCCGGTGCGGCGCGATGGGCCTGGCTATGACGGCCGCCTGGCATGCACCGTGCGCGGGCCGGCCGGCGAACTAATCGAATTCATCGAGGAGGCAGCATAA
- the bamA gene encoding outer membrane protein assembly factor BamA, whose protein sequence is MLAAAAVILCSGTGEARAATPPAQAAAPQSRPATIRSLRVEGSLRVEPETVLTYTKLRVGVPYTNETIDQAIKDLLAKDFLVDVAIAGVETGDIVIHIRESPLVNRVVLEGNKRLKEDKIKKEIKLAPRQVFTRTAARQDVARIIELYRREGRFAATVEPKMVALDQNRVDIIFEINEGPKSKVRQINIIGNATFSDSKLRGEMATKQARIGTILSSGTSYDQDRMAYDQQKLRQFYLTNGYADFRVTSAVAELTPDKKDFIITYVVEEGPRYKFGDVTVDSDIRDFDSKKLAASLGIAKGEWYDAKRVENSVDSITATAGLSGYAFADVSPEFNRDKDTRTMSINFHVAEAKRTFVERIAINGNRQTEEKVIRREIRLSEGDAFNSFMVKRSQDRINSLGFFQDKFEIKQVPGSSPDRVVLEANVEEKSTGEVTLSGGYSSLEGFILNTGLTQRNFRGKGQELRLSGTLSAYSKSVDLGFTEPYLFDHPIAFGADVFRRDYSSLGTIGDTSTTTYQQVTTGFQLRFGIPLTEYWSLGLRYGLSQDQVTLDKATYYTNGVCDPTLAGQYLCDAVGNRTTSSVGYSLVFDSTNSRIRPTSGARLTLSQDLAGLGGSVRYIRSTINASKYWGLGSDFTLTAHAEGGYIHGIGQDVRLTDRFFLGEPEMRGFDIRGIGPRVTRYPYDLSVIPATTTTNGDSVIQDALGGNAYYQGRLELEIPMGAGVRELGLRPSIFMDIGAVFGGKTPTVTDGCASANSATPPVACVAPIRQYSDSSGRPLYLNADGTSTTTNTGTPYTYTTSVYREVYYGNTPSPRLSIGAGVNWNSPFGPLRIDIAKALIKAPGDVSKLVTFNVGAQF, encoded by the coding sequence ATGCTGGCCGCCGCCGCGGTCATATTATGTTCCGGTACTGGAGAGGCACGCGCCGCCACTCCGCCCGCACAGGCGGCCGCGCCGCAATCGCGGCCCGCAACGATCAGGTCGCTACGCGTCGAGGGCTCGTTGCGTGTCGAGCCGGAGACGGTGCTGACCTACACCAAGCTTCGGGTCGGAGTTCCCTACACGAACGAGACGATCGACCAGGCGATCAAGGATCTGCTTGCGAAAGACTTCCTGGTCGATGTCGCGATTGCCGGTGTCGAGACCGGCGACATCGTCATCCACATTCGCGAGAGCCCTCTCGTCAATCGCGTCGTGCTGGAAGGCAACAAGCGGCTGAAGGAAGACAAGATCAAGAAGGAGATCAAGCTTGCGCCGCGGCAAGTCTTTACGCGCACCGCGGCCCGCCAGGACGTCGCCCGCATCATCGAACTCTATCGCCGCGAGGGCCGGTTCGCCGCAACCGTCGAGCCGAAGATGGTCGCACTCGATCAGAACCGCGTCGACATCATCTTCGAGATCAACGAAGGCCCCAAATCGAAGGTTCGTCAGATCAACATCATCGGCAACGCCACCTTCTCCGACAGCAAGCTGCGCGGCGAGATGGCCACCAAGCAGGCGCGGATCGGAACGATTCTGAGTTCCGGGACCAGCTACGACCAGGATCGCATGGCCTATGACCAGCAGAAGCTGCGCCAATTCTACCTGACCAACGGCTATGCCGATTTTCGCGTCACATCCGCCGTCGCCGAACTGACGCCCGACAAGAAGGACTTCATCATCACCTATGTCGTCGAGGAAGGGCCGCGCTACAAATTCGGCGATGTGACCGTCGACAGCGACATTCGCGATTTCGACAGCAAGAAACTCGCAGCAAGCTTGGGGATCGCCAAAGGCGAATGGTATGATGCCAAGCGCGTCGAGAATTCGGTCGACAGCATAACCGCGACGGCGGGGCTGTCCGGCTACGCCTTTGCCGATGTGAGCCCCGAATTCAATCGGGACAAAGACACGCGCACCATGTCGATCAACTTCCATGTCGCGGAGGCGAAGCGGACCTTTGTCGAGCGCATCGCCATCAACGGAAATCGACAAACCGAAGAGAAGGTGATCCGGCGCGAAATTCGCCTGTCCGAAGGTGATGCCTTCAACAGCTTCATGGTCAAGCGGTCGCAGGATCGCATCAACTCGCTCGGCTTCTTCCAGGACAAGTTCGAAATCAAGCAGGTGCCGGGATCGTCGCCGGATCGTGTCGTGCTGGAGGCGAATGTCGAGGAGAAATCCACCGGCGAGGTCACGCTGTCCGGCGGCTATTCGAGCCTGGAAGGCTTCATCCTCAATACCGGCCTGACCCAGCGCAACTTCAGGGGAAAGGGCCAGGAATTGCGCTTGAGCGGCACGCTGTCCGCCTATTCCAAATCGGTCGATCTCGGCTTTACCGAGCCCTATCTGTTCGACCACCCGATCGCCTTCGGCGCTGACGTGTTTCGGCGCGACTATAGTTCCCTCGGCACGATCGGCGACACCAGCACCACGACCTATCAACAGGTGACCACGGGTTTCCAGCTTCGGTTCGGGATTCCCCTGACGGAATATTGGTCGCTGGGACTCCGCTACGGATTGAGCCAGGACCAGGTCACGCTGGACAAGGCCACTTACTATACCAATGGTGTCTGCGATCCCACGCTGGCTGGACAATATCTCTGCGACGCCGTCGGCAATCGGACGACATCGTCGGTCGGGTATTCCCTCGTGTTCGACAGCACCAATAGTCGGATTCGCCCAACATCCGGGGCACGACTGACACTGAGCCAGGATCTTGCCGGGCTCGGCGGCAGCGTTCGATATATCCGCTCCACGATCAACGCCTCGAAATATTGGGGCCTGGGCTCCGATTTCACCCTCACCGCGCATGCGGAGGGCGGCTATATCCACGGCATCGGCCAGGATGTGCGGCTAACCGATCGCTTCTTTCTGGGTGAGCCGGAGATGCGCGGCTTCGATATCCGCGGCATCGGTCCCCGAGTGACGCGGTATCCCTACGATCTGTCCGTCATTCCCGCTACGACCACCACCAACGGAGACAGCGTCATTCAGGACGCGCTCGGCGGCAATGCCTATTATCAGGGCAGACTGGAACTCGAGATACCGATGGGAGCGGGCGTCCGAGAACTCGGCCTGCGACCATCGATCTTCATGGATATCGGCGCGGTCTTTGGCGGGAAGACGCCGACCGTCACCGATGGCTGTGCCTCGGCCAACAGCGCCACGCCGCCGGTGGCCTGTGTCGCGCCGATCCGCCAATATTCGGATTCGAGCGGCAGGCCGCTCTATCTCAACGCGGACGGGACCAGCACGACGACCAATACGGGCACGCCCTACACATATACCACTAGCGTCTATCGCGAAGTCTATTACGGCAACACGCCTAGCCCCCGACTGTCGATCGGCGCCGGCGTCAACTGGAACTCACCCTTCGGGCCTCTACGGATCGATATCGCGAAAGCCCTGATCAAGGCTCCCGGCGATGTTTCCAAGCTGGTTACCTTCAACGTCGGAGCTCAATTCTGA
- a CDS encoding heme-binding protein, whose amino-acid sequence MIAKYGLSADELDRMLAAARAKAGELGLAASIAIVDEGGYAFRLHRGDGAGLMTPTVAMAKARTAALMRAPSGALTARLKDEPELLRLTEYLPMPGGFPLRYENAVIGAIGVSGGTSLQDEAIAQAALDALA is encoded by the coding sequence ATGATCGCCAAATATGGCCTGAGCGCCGACGAACTCGACCGGATGCTGGCCGCGGCCCGCGCGAAAGCGGGCGAGCTGGGGCTGGCCGCCTCGATCGCGATCGTCGACGAGGGGGGCTATGCCTTTCGGCTGCATCGCGGTGACGGGGCCGGACTCATGACGCCGACGGTCGCGATGGCCAAGGCGCGGACTGCGGCCCTGATGCGCGCGCCAAGCGGTGCCCTGACCGCGCGCCTGAAGGATGAGCCGGAATTGCTGCGCCTGACCGAATATCTGCCAATGCCCGGTGGATTCCCGCTGCGGTATGAAAATGCGGTCATCGGTGCGATCGGCGTGTCCGGCGGGACATCGCTCCAGGACGAGGCGATCGCCCAGGCCGCCCTGGATGCGCTGGCCTAG
- a CDS encoding 4a-hydroxytetrahydrobiopterin dehydratase, which produces MTIARLSDDERRTALAALTLWTYVPERDAITRTLTFASFIEAFAAMTRIALLAEKADHHPEWSNVYGRIEILLSTHDAGGLSQRDIALAKQIDKG; this is translated from the coding sequence ATGACGATCGCGCGCCTGTCCGACGACGAACGCAGAACTGCGCTCGCCGCGCTGACGCTATGGACCTACGTGCCCGAGCGCGACGCGATCACTCGCACGCTGACCTTCGCTTCATTCATCGAAGCCTTTGCGGCAATGACGCGAATTGCGCTGCTGGCCGAGAAAGCCGATCACCATCCCGAATGGTCGAACGTCTATGGCCGTATCGAAATCCTGCTCTCGACACACGATGCCGGAGGCCTTTCGCAGCGGGACATCGCGCTCGCTAAACAGATCGACAAGGGATAG
- a CDS encoding class I SAM-dependent methyltransferase has translation MNVRDVQHPILPRANAEELSRQRAVVSLRKLLNARVRSENVRRFHEEGAPAFAARHDRKPQSPDEISQALFESTGYRMWSAANRAAQEMIWISVGEPIFRDRDRMQATARALATSETRKGSLTLDPSYAPSPELAGTDVHLQPGGYALDDGPDDVVAGAFYETGGNVFSFGQGAGKSDSKAGVVFRLLDEAFAGFEPTRILDLGCSAGAASAAYADRFPDAEVHAIDIGAGMLRYAHARAEALDVAVHFSQMDAADLTFPDDSFDLVVSHNMLHEIGADKRRRAMAEALRVVRPGGVVIFQDVDTRFAPSDVHRVEKNWDTRFNGEIFWQTYTEADLEADMLAAGFAARDVEEHNVPAVSNLNRWYVISGRKPSEGLSA, from the coding sequence ATGAATGTCCGCGACGTCCAGCACCCGATTTTGCCGCGTGCCAATGCCGAGGAACTGAGCCGCCAGCGCGCGGTCGTCTCGCTGCGCAAGCTGCTCAACGCCCGCGTCCGCTCCGAGAATGTTCGCCGCTTCCATGAAGAGGGCGCCCCGGCCTTCGCCGCGCGGCATGATCGCAAACCGCAATCGCCGGACGAGATTTCCCAGGCACTCTTCGAATCGACCGGATACCGCATGTGGAGCGCGGCCAACCGCGCCGCGCAGGAGATGATCTGGATTTCGGTCGGCGAACCGATCTTTCGCGATCGCGACCGGATGCAGGCAACCGCGCGGGCGCTTGCCACGTCGGAGACGCGCAAGGGCAGCCTGACGCTTGATCCAAGCTATGCCCCCTCGCCCGAACTGGCCGGCACCGACGTGCATCTCCAGCCCGGCGGCTATGCGCTCGACGACGGCCCGGACGATGTCGTCGCCGGCGCCTTCTACGAAACGGGCGGCAACGTTTTCTCCTTCGGTCAGGGGGCTGGCAAGAGCGACAGCAAGGCCGGCGTCGTCTTCCGCCTGCTCGACGAGGCATTCGCCGGGTTCGAACCGACGCGCATCCTCGATCTCGGCTGTTCGGCCGGCGCGGCATCCGCAGCCTATGCCGATCGCTTCCCTGATGCCGAAGTGCATGCGATCGATATCGGCGCGGGCATGCTGCGCTATGCCCATGCCCGGGCCGAAGCGCTCGATGTCGCGGTGCATTTCAGCCAGATGGACGCCGCCGACCTGACCTTCCCCGACGACAGCTTCGACCTCGTCGTATCGCACAACATGTTGCACGAGATCGGCGCCGACAAACGTCGCCGCGCGATGGCCGAGGCGTTGCGCGTTGTGCGTCCGGGCGGCGTGGTGATTTTCCAGGATGTCGACACCCGCTTCGCGCCCAGCGACGTGCACCGCGTCGAGAAGAACTGGGATACCCGCTTCAACGGCGAGATATTCTGGCAGACCTATACCGAAGCCGATCTCGAGGCCGACATGCTCGCCGCCGGCTTCGCAGCGAGGGATGTCGAAGAACATAATGTTCCGGCGGTGAGCAACCTCAATCGCTGGTACGTGATCAGTGGCCGCAAGCCTTCCGAAGGACTTTCAGCATGA
- the phhA gene encoding phenylalanine 4-monooxygenase, which translates to MANDRATPPPHAAPDWTIPQDWASYTPDEHAMWDRLFARQAGMLPGRVIPAFMEGLDVLRMTKPGIPDFDELNERLMKATGWQVVAVPGLVPDEMFFQHLSERRFVAGRFIRTPEQLDYLQEPDIFHDVFGHVPLLVHPVFADYMQAYGAGGLRAAELGMIDALSRLYWYTVEFGLIRDGGDLKLYGAGIVSSYGESIFALDDASPNRIGFDLERVMRSRYRIDDYQQNYFVIDSFEDLLARTRDADFGPIYERLRDQPAIDVGELAPGDRMFHRGTQAYALARTAS; encoded by the coding sequence ATGGCAAACGATCGCGCGACACCGCCGCCCCATGCGGCCCCCGACTGGACGATCCCGCAGGACTGGGCGTCTTACACTCCTGACGAGCATGCGATGTGGGATCGCCTTTTCGCGCGACAGGCCGGGATGCTGCCCGGACGCGTGATACCGGCCTTCATGGAAGGACTCGACGTCCTGCGCATGACCAAGCCGGGCATTCCGGATTTCGATGAGCTCAACGAGCGGTTGATGAAGGCAACCGGCTGGCAGGTGGTCGCGGTGCCGGGCCTCGTTCCCGATGAGATGTTCTTCCAGCATCTCAGCGAGCGCCGCTTCGTGGCGGGACGATTCATCCGCACTCCCGAACAGCTCGACTATCTGCAGGAGCCGGACATCTTCCACGATGTCTTCGGCCATGTGCCGCTCCTCGTCCATCCGGTCTTCGCCGACTACATGCAGGCTTATGGCGCGGGCGGCCTGCGCGCAGCCGAGCTCGGTATGATCGACGCGCTCTCGCGGCTCTACTGGTATACGGTCGAGTTCGGTCTCATCCGCGACGGCGGTGATCTCAAGCTCTACGGCGCAGGCATCGTTTCGTCCTATGGCGAGAGCATCTTCGCGCTCGACGACGCGTCCCCCAATCGCATCGGGTTCGATCTCGAGCGCGTGATGCGCTCGCGCTATCGGATCGACGACTATCAGCAGAATTACTTCGTGATCGACAGCTTCGAGGACCTGCTCGCACGGACTCGCGACGCTGATTTCGGGCCGATCTACGAAAGGCTCCGCGACCAGCCGGCAATCGATGTAGGGGAACTTGCCCCGGGCGACCGGATGTTCCATCGCGGCACTCAGGCCTATGCTCTAGCCAGGACGGCATCATGA
- a CDS encoding SDR family oxidoreductase, with amino-acid sequence MYPDLDGKVAIVTGAGRHGGLGAAIARKLAESGARIVLHDLGQTKGAMAPAHGVAELSELEQVAEDLRTIHPNIVTHSADMRAEAEVEGLVARAVAEFGTLDILVNNAGVGYLFGPFVEQTQEQWDTVLDVNLRGAFFAMKHAIHQMLKQDEVADWGRGRIVSIGSRGSKSGSALTSSYIASKHGLVGLTRSVAIEMGAAQINVNMVCPNHVTTGLGSWQNEYMAKMRGQTIEEYMDAMRGRIPLGRVGTPEDTANACAFLCSGQARYITGEAMNVSGGEEMH; translated from the coding sequence ATGTATCCCGATCTCGACGGCAAGGTGGCGATCGTCACCGGCGCCGGCCGCCATGGTGGCCTTGGCGCGGCCATCGCTCGCAAGCTGGCGGAAAGCGGCGCGCGCATCGTGCTGCACGATCTTGGTCAGACCAAGGGCGCGATGGCGCCCGCACACGGCGTCGCTGAGCTGTCCGAACTTGAGCAGGTCGCCGAGGACCTGCGCACGATCCATCCGAACATCGTCACGCATAGCGCCGACATGCGCGCCGAGGCCGAGGTCGAGGGACTGGTGGCGCGCGCGGTCGCCGAATTCGGCACGCTGGATATCCTCGTCAACAATGCCGGCGTCGGTTATCTGTTCGGGCCGTTCGTCGAGCAGACGCAGGAACAATGGGATACGGTGCTAGACGTCAATCTGCGCGGCGCCTTCTTCGCGATGAAGCACGCCATCCACCAGATGCTCAAGCAGGACGAAGTGGCCGATTGGGGCCGCGGGCGAATCGTTTCGATCGGCAGTCGAGGGTCGAAATCGGGCTCGGCGCTGACCTCATCCTATATCGCGTCGAAGCACGGCCTGGTCGGTCTTACCCGCTCGGTCGCGATCGAAATGGGCGCCGCGCAGATCAACGTGAACATGGTCTGCCCCAACCACGTCACCACCGGTCTCGGATCGTGGCAGAACGAGTATATGGCGAAGATGCGCGGCCAGACGATCGAGGAATATATGGACGCGATGCGCGGCCGTATCCCGCTCGGCCGTGTCGGCACGCCCGAGGACACAGCCAATGCCTGCGCTTTTCTCTGCTCAGGCCAGGCGCGCTATATCACCGGCGAGGCGATGAACGTGTCGGGCGGCGAGGAAATGCACTGA
- a CDS encoding Lrp/AsnC family transcriptional regulator encodes MSMRRALDAIDRKLLCELQHDASLSHAELAERVGASTASCWRRIRALEADGVLGSHVRLVDAGLVGRGVHVLCHIRMKSHATEAVEAFEAFVASRDEIVECYSMSGDWDYLLLVLVADVEDYNHFLMRTVLRHPSVSTGSSHFALARVKYTTAVPI; translated from the coding sequence ATGAGTATGCGGCGGGCTCTCGACGCGATCGATCGCAAACTGCTCTGCGAACTGCAGCACGATGCTTCACTCAGCCACGCCGAGCTAGCTGAGCGGGTAGGGGCATCGACCGCGTCTTGCTGGCGGCGCATTCGCGCCCTCGAGGCCGATGGCGTGCTTGGCAGCCATGTCAGGCTCGTCGACGCTGGCCTTGTCGGGCGCGGCGTCCATGTGCTTTGCCATATCCGGATGAAAAGCCACGCGACTGAAGCTGTCGAAGCCTTCGAGGCATTCGTGGCGTCGCGCGACGAGATCGTCGAATGTTACTCCATGTCAGGCGACTGGGATTATCTGCTGCTTGTTCTTGTCGCCGACGTCGAGGACTATAATCATTTCCTGATGCGGACGGTGCTGCGCCATCCCTCGGTCAGCACCGGTTCTTCTCATTTCGCCCTGGCGCGCGTGAAGTACACCACGGCGGTTCCGATCTGA